A genome region from Myripristis murdjan chromosome 16, fMyrMur1.1, whole genome shotgun sequence includes the following:
- the tnfrsf1a gene encoding tumor necrosis factor receptor superfamily member 1A, which produces MEGVGLWNKKPHGGSVCTLLILLLFPTLGLTKPQPLEEECPVGDFRSDDGICCNKCAQGFRYVADCQAEGQRTSCKPCEEGETFMDQMNYTPNCKICKRCKKYEVMVSPCSKERNTVCRCKTGFYKEVIGPGTDQCIKCHSCGLREIQTYACTPENNTVCECEKGYYRHKTQCLPCKDCTTDCKLHCPTTDVIKKPAENEHESLKLVLVGVGVVGLVLVVVVGFVTYKTTKQHTKRRLLSSSPTSDVFPDTSQNMLCIEKPSDNYNNAVPYSPVSDQEPSSLPDCIPLEIKFSELIYTVLDLVPVPQVKQLVRSLGVTDTEIERAEADHRACKEAHYQMLRMWAERGSQSRGGSSGVMLHRPLLQELLDKLSSMQLGWAVEELQTKYGIQ; this is translated from the exons ATGGAGGGAGTTGGCCTCTGGAATAAAAAACCTCATGGAGGCAGTGTTTGCACACTGCTTATATtg ttgttgttccCCACCTTGGGTTTAACAAAACCACAGCCACTGGAGGAGGAGTGTCCTGTTGGAGATTTTCGCTCTGATGATGGAATTTGTTGCAACAAATGCGCTCAAG GTTTTAGGTATGTGGCAGACTGTCAAGCAGAGGGCCAAAGGACTAGCTGTAAACCctgtgaggagggagagaccTTTATGGATCAGATGAACTACACTCCCAACTGTAAAATATGTAAACGCTGCAAAA AGTATGAGGTGATGGTATCACCATGTTCAAAGGAGCGTAACACTGTTTGTCGCTGTAAAACTGGTTTCTACAAAGAAGTCATTGGTCCAGGAACAGATCAGTGTATCAAATGCCATTCATGTGGACTTCGAGAAATACAAACCTATGCAT GTACCCCAGAGAACAacactgtgtgtgaatgtgagaagGGCTACTATAGACACAAGACCCAGTGTTTACCATGCAAGGA TTGTACAACCGACTGCAAGCTCCACTGCCCAACAACAGATGTTATTAAGAAAC CTGCTGAGAACGAGCATGAGTCCCTTAAGTTAGTGCTGGTTGGAGTTGGTGTGGTGGGGCTGGTGTTGGTAGTGGTGGTGGGGTTTGTCACCTACAAAACCACAAAGCAGCACACCAAGAGGAGACTGCTAAGCTCCTCCCCAACATCTGACGTTTTCCCCGACACAAGTCAG AATATGCTCTGCATTGAGAAACCTTCAGACAACTACAACAATGCTGTTCCCTATAGTCCTGTAAGTGACCAGGAGCCATCCAGTCTACCTGACTGCATCCCTCTTGAAATTAAGT TCTCGGAGCTGATCTACACGGTGCTCGATCTGGTGCCCGTACCGCAGGTGAAGCAGCTGGTGCGCTCTCTGGGTGTGACCGATACTGAGATTGAGCGGGCAGAGGCTGATCACCGGGCCTGCAAGGAGGCTCACTACCAGATGCTGAGAATGTGGGCCGAGAGGGGTTCACAGAGCAGGGGAGGAAGTTCAGGTGTAATGCTGCACCGGCCCTTACTGCAAGAGCTGTTGGACAAACTGAGTAGCATGCAGCTGGGATGGGCAGTCGAGGAGCTGCAGACAAAGTATGGCATTCAGTAA